The DNA window ATTAAGTTGGGATATAAACCAAAAGTAAGTCTAACTTCGagggcacttcctgtttccgGGGAAGAAGCGGGAAGGTGACGTAATGCTACAGCGCAATAGTAAACTAGTACGCGTCATCGCAAAGTTGATAAGCTAAACAATTTAAGTAAAGTACCCAGTTGTTCACTTGTAGACCAAAGTGGTAAAAGGTTGAATCGCGAAGTGACGAGGGATCGTTGTAATACTACAGTTCCAGcttgaaaatatgaatgtcTCTACTTCTTTAGATGTCAACGTGCTGAAAACAtgtcttggaaaaaaaaatgtgagtgaCATCACTACCCCAGATGACTGTGTGAAGATTACGTCATCGCATAATGCATCACTTTTTAAGATGaaatcattttccttttttcatctTCCAAAATGAAGAGTTGTtaattgtgtgtgcgcatgttaGTTAGTGTTAGTGTATCCTTTCAACATGAAAAACGCTTGAAATAACTCTTAAGATGAGCTGACGCAAAACCAGATCATTACCTTCTTTCCATGAGCGGACAGAGTCCTGTCCACTGCTGGGTTTTGGGGTCAAAGCATTCAACGGAGTCGAAAAGTTTCCCATAGGAACCGCCACCCATGGCATAGATCTTCTTGTTCATAGTGGCATAGCAACCCACCTGGGGGGGGGATAAGATTTAGTGTATCCATAAGATGCATTATTTGGGCACAGACAGTCCGATTCCTGGTGCCATATCAGAGCAATGAAAAGCCCGTAGCTCACTGAGCAGCAAAGGTTACCGAAGGTTTGTGCACGGCCCGAATGTTTCATTTTCGTCAGGCTTTGTTCAAGATCGCCAATGGTCGCAAAGACGTTAGCCAGACATGGGTGAACAGTTTTTCTTCTCGCAAAgaaattttgaacatgttcaagaaaaacattttgcaaccATTTGAAACTGTTTGCAACTGCTTAGGAACCCTGACAAAAGATCCCACTTGTGTTTAGGCAAGAGGCCGGGACTGGgaccctggactggttgccCAATCAAACAACCCATTACATTAACATTATCACCTAACTTAAGATGCATGTTCTTGGAATGAGGGAGAACGGTGGAGTATCAGGAGGAACCCCCCCCGCCCAAGAatagggagaacatgcaaactccacactaAAAGGCTTGAGCTGAGTTTCAAACCCGGAAACTCTTGACTATGAGGGTTGCCTCATGGTGTTTATCATTGCTCCATGCTGTCCTGAATTAGagtctattattattaagttgcattttattcatacACTAACTGGAAGGTGCTCAAATAAAGTTCGTCCTTACCAGCTCAATAACATTTACCCGGCTATTCACACGTTCTACTTTGTTGCAAGGTGCGTTACCTTGCGGATCATGGTCATACTGGTCTGCATCTTCCAGGTATTGACGTGAGGGTCAAACACTTCCACAGTAGTCAGTTCACATTCGTCATTCTCCCCACCAAGAATATAAATTAGACCATCCAGCTCCACCATGCCGAAGTTCTGACGAGTCTGCATAAATCAGCATCATGacattatttaatgttttatttgtggaaTATCAATGAAACAGCACACTGTGTTTGCACTGTGCAAAGGCAAATTTCACAttacaaagaaacatttgggGTTGACTTTCCCTTTAAACTTCCAAGGCATGCCTTGTCCATTCATTGAAAACTATAGTTAAATAAAATCGAGCAAATGTACTCGTGCTCGTGAATTTTttcgtttgtttatttgacaggGAGAGTGTACATCCATGAACATTTCTGTAGATGGACCAGAATTAGCCAAGGGGCTATTTTTCATCTGTCGTCCCTGAGGCAAATTGTGTGAAGTCTTGTGCCCAAGAACACGACACATGGCTCAGAGAGAGCTGTGTTTGATCCGCCGACCCTCCGGTTTCTGAACCACCCGCCCTACTGCCTAAGCCACGGCAGCCGCAATGAGGCAAGCTATCATATATTTAGAACAAAACATTAGCTCCAAGCGACtgatagttttttttgcatcttatGTTCTTGTCACCATTAAAAACTGTGGTCCTGGATGCATCAACCCGAGCAGGAATTGTCAGAGGTGGCGCTGAACACTCTAGCAGGTGTTTATATGTCTGTCCAGTGACAGATCTCGTCACCAACAGcatcaagcaagcaagcaagctgTAGTCACAACATTTTACAGGTGTGTAATTGAGATAGAAGTGAAGGGCGAGTTCAATGTACGCTCTTCACCCTCTGATCCCTGGCAAGTGGTGACAGTCATAAAAACCTCAAGCCTCAAAATGTCACCATGCCAACTAATGGCGTGGCAGTTGTAATTCCATCAGATAGTATGGTCTATaaacaaaagataaaatacCGACTGAGCCTGGCGATGAAACAGTTTATCGATAAAACCTGATATTTCactgatatattttttctcgCTCTCATTCTCCGAACCGCGTATtcgaaaatgttttcttttttttttctgtttcttttttatcgGAATTATACCGAAAACCTTGAATGTTCACATAAAATGCCCGTACTATTTTATGTCTGAGTGAAAAGAAGCGAGGCGAGCAATTTGAAGAAATGCAGGAATTGGTCAGTATACCTGTAACATTGGGGGGATGGGGCTCCATGTATTGGAGTCTGCGTCATACTTCTCACCAGTGTCCAAGACGATGTTGTTCTCGTCTGTCCCACCCACCACAAATAGAAATCCCTCTGAAAcacaggaaagaaaacatttatagAAGTTACGAACAATGAATTCTTTTTTCGCTTCAATAAAACCTTTGAAATGTCCATtaacatacatttttaaactcTGTTTTAAATTAGTTAGATGTACTGCCAAAAGCATATCTGAGCTGttactgtatttgtttacAGAATAGTTATGACTAGTGACTATGGTTCTTTGTGGGAACAAAGTATGCCTCtggtctgggaaaaaaaaaagaaggaaaatagtaaaacattttgggtCCCGATCCACCAGTTGAGAATCACAGGTTCAGACTATACTCATTTGACACATTATCGTAAAACCTAATGGGTATGACCTGTCACATACCAGCAGCGACCACCTCATGACCCACACGGGCAATGCTCATAGGCTGCAGCTCAATCCAGGCTTGTCGGTTGGTGTCATAGAGTGGACACATGCAGCGGGTCACAGCCGTGGGTTTTCTGGTCCTGTACGGAAAACAAACAGATTTGCACTGATCTACAGTAACTTCTACTTTTACAAACAATTTTTAACACTAAGAGTACTAAGCTAAGCTCTGAGGTTTGCAGATTTGGGTAACATGGTTCAGCCCAAAGTTAAACGCAATCACACACCCAAATGTAAtgagctgatttttttttttaaataacgctAACATGATTGAACTCTTataaagattttttaaaataatttgaaaaatgtaattttcttttatttttaatctttttgattttaattaatttttaatgaaattaaTTATGACATTAATTAACATgaattaacatttttaaatgtctttacgtctttgtttttaaacccttttaaatgtacttttaatcATATAAACTAAAGCACAATGAGTTACCTTGTGTATCAAATGCACTGTATAAATAAAGCTGCCCTGCCTAAGCGAGTACAGGTACAAATTTTGTccaggtgattttttttttatttaatccaaGGAGCTACGtattaaaatccaaaataaacacaacaaacaatgaataggCTGTCCGAGATGATGTCATGTCTAAACAATTTCAATCCTTGTTTATTGTTAACAACAGCCCAGTGCAGTGCTGCAAGTGCAGGTGGGCTGGAAGGCGACAGATATAAACATattctttcaaatatttgacagaGGGTTATATATTTTGCCCTACGTAAAGAGCAATTCAATTAATAGTAatgatgaaaataacaaatacaaaacagtgATACAGTGTTTGGCCACTGTGTGTCATTTACAAACATACATATTTaccaaagagaagaaaaaaaaaacaccttatTTTAGCACAATAGTTGATCAGATTACATTTTATGATTACTACGCAGTTATGATTGAATATATTATaccataatatatatattataatatcaTACCTTCGATCCTCTCCGCCGACGACAACAATACACTCAGAGTAACCTCGAGGCTTGAAAGCAGCAAGAAGAGCTTCGCCCTGCAACTGACTCTCTCCTAGAACTGGCTGGCAGTGCTCTCTAATCACCTCTCTCATCAGAGGCTCTCCCATGGCCTAAAAGGATATGatgacacatgcacacaaatgacaatCTGGCCTGTCAAGAAATATCTGTACGGCAAGGAAACCTATAATAAACTGAATCGTCAGAGTGAACATAGACTGTGGGGTGTTTCAGTACCTGTTCTCTGAGGTAGCTTGCATCCAAGCCTTGCAACCACACGGCAGACATCACTTCTTTCATGTGGACCTGCAATTACACAAaattgaaatgtatatacgtatatattaggacgtcacttgaaatgtgCATTCAATTTAAACAGCAATGAGACTAAAGATGCATGGCACAGAAAAAGAACACATGGAATCTATTATTGTCACATCTGGATTATTCCAAAAGTGGGAAATATTGCAAGTTTGACATCATCCAAATACACATATCTGCCTAAATGATAAATAtcaacacattttgaaaaaagtgaaaacagtacatttcttgtatgtttcctgtacattattttttaaacttcaaATAAAGCACAGTACAGTTCACTTGTATTTAACTTCTGTATTTATATAACTGCGTTTTTTCAGGACTAAACCCTCAAactctgtatttatttatttacttcttTCCTCCtgtgtttcatttttgggCCATGACAGTGGCATATGGAGagctattattattagtttttttttagatgggcCTTGGTTTTTAAAAGTTTGAGAACTCCTGCTCTAAACTATGCTACATTAGAGAGGTGTTGTTAGAGAGGAAAATAGCAGTGGAGAATAGTGTGGGTTACCTCATTTCAAATAGGATAATTAGTTAATCTTTACTGTTTGGAGTTTGCAAATTCTCCCTGTGCTTGCGTGGTTTTTCTATGGTGTACTCCGATTTCCAAAAACATTCACGTAAGGTTAACTGAcaactctaaattgtccataaATGGGAAATGTCGGATTGTTTTTCCATACTGTTTGGACCGCGCCAATATGTCAGATGGGACACACTCTAGCTCACCCACAAACAGAATGCTGGCTAGGACGGTATAGAAAACAATTTGGGAGTTTGTGCAAGTGAGTCCCATGAATATGAACAAAGCCATATTGGATAAGTCATTGCATGTGCATGTGAATCGATCCTTGGTAGAAACGGGTGACCTGTAATAACTAGAAAAGAAATGGTGAGCCACATCCGATATCACCGAGCACATACCCTGCGAGCGTCTGGATCGTGGACTAACCATCGCACCACGGCCTCCAGAACATGCTTTTCATTACCGACGTTAAGCTTCTCCTCAGACAGCACCTCACAAAGTCGGTTGTGAGGCAACTCCCTGAACTCCTCTGTGAGCGCCACATCGCGGAAATGCGTGTGCAAGTACTCGGTGGCAGCGTAGTGGACGTGGTGCAGGCAATAATGGAGGGAGAAAAGACGGATGCCGATACAGTTCTCTGCTGTGATGCAACTTTCGAGGAACTGGCAGCACAGCAACTTCAGCTCAGTCATGAGGAGCAGGTCAGATGCTTGCACCATGTCCTGGATGGTCCCTTCGCTCAAAGTGATCTGTGGAAGAGGTCAAGTAAATGTTAAAGCACAGACAGGAACGTAAACAATGACCAGGGCGAGGTAGTACCAAGTGAAACAAAAGGAACCAGAAATCTAAGCTGCTTCTGAAAACATTTGCACTCACTTCACCACTGAAGATGTAGTCCAGAATCTGTTTCATGATGAGCATGGAGACCCCCTGTAGCTCAATCCTGTACACTGAGCCATCTTCTTTTGGAGGATTGTAGTTCAGTTTGGTCCTACAATAGAATCATTAACATGAGCAACGCTATACTTTATACACATAGGTTGTTACCATCAGACCTACTTAATCGTGAAATAAagctaaaatatatatacttatATATGTTGCTTTACCGGATATAAGGGCTGGCTGCAGCCAGGATGTTTTTCTGGATAGGAAGCTCCTCACCGTCTACCACCAGCAGTGCATCATGGAAGCTTTGCTCTTGCCAGAAGGTACGAAGAACTCTGAGGAGGTTCAGGGAATGTTGAGGGTCAAATACCCTTGAACCAGGATCACTTGACGCTGAATCTGGCATTTCTGGACTCGGAGACGTCTGGTTGTACTCTCTCGAATTCTGTTTACTAATGACAGTTTGCAGATCAACTATTGTGAGAAATAGCTCAATGACgagtaaacaaaaacaagttggaAATGATAACATAACAAACACATTGCCTCAAAATGAATCTGTTATAAAATGGGATATATTATGCCCAgccatcaagtgtgaaatctgcctaattttggaaatgttTATGTGAGCAAATTGTCCTGTAAGTCTTCCCCACCTTTTTAAGTGGCTCACATAGAGACACTTTCAAGTAGTGGCTAAAATACTAAAGCATCATTACGTTATAtatgttatattttttataaatgttatATTTGTCTTAACAAAAAGAACTACCCTATATAGTATACGAAGACATTGTGAATCTTAACCAAATAACAGATTAGACATGATTGGTGTACAAAAGTATGTCATGGACATTTTATTAAGACACATGGGAACGATATTAAAATGTGTACGGGGGAGAAAAGTAGCTCTCCTTAAAATAACACGAATGACGTCCAGCCAGGCAAAAAGATAAAACAGACCTTCTTGAACGACACGGGAGTCGcttacaaaaacaatgacaacacTCCACAGGGATGCGGAGTAAGCAGTGATACGCATCTGTCTTGTGTAGGAAAAGCAACATGACTGACAAAAATGGGTTTACTATACAGTTATTACTTAATACTGTACAACAAATACTGTCAGTAGTGGATACTCAAGATTACGAGTCGGTAGAATGTCAACTAGAAGAAAGAATGTCATGACTTTCGTCAACAGGGGGCTTCACAAACTACAAtgaatttcatttccatttgctGTTCAAAGATTCAGCTGGCAATAGGCTTATTTTGTTGTACTGGTTtcccaaaaaatgaaacattgttAGCAATCTATAATTCACACGAGAGGTCAATAATGATGTgattaaattgaatttattcCACTCGCTAGGAACTGTGTGTTGGCAGATGTCCGAAACTTGCTCGGTCATTTTTTAACGAATTAAAATTCAAGTGTAAAATAGATATGCCCTACCTTGAGATAGAAACGTGCGTCACTTTTACCAATGGGTGCAGTCTGTCCTGTAACCGAACAACATTTTAGTCCGCACACTTGACTTCACACCGTTTTGAGAAAACCCGACATGGCTTGTGCTGCATTCGAAGCCCCAGGAAAATGGATTATCCTATTTGtatacaaaatacaatacCGCGAGtggatttgatttgaaaatgaaaatatttatttcatacatCTACTATTGTTATCCTTGCAAACGACTGCTGAACGCTCTAAAACAAGTCGGTCTTTGTAATTTGAAAACATTGTTATACACGGAGTTTTGCTGTACCTGAACACACCATTGGCGTGGCGGAAATACGTGGCTGAGTAACGTTCAAATACGCTAGTTTAACTTTTCGTTTGTCGTTTGTCTTCTAAGTCAGCGCTTTAGACACACATAAAATGATTGCAGTCGTcaaatactgtttttttttaatatccgcTTTAAAAGGTGAGACGGTTGCAGAAAGCTGTATACCAGGTTATAATTTgaaacggggggggggggggggggggtcatggaCAAAGATGAATGGAGCCTTATTGTTTGCGTCATAGGAACGTTACAATTCTGTTGATGTACGCTTACTATCTGCCAAACCTGCACCATCACGGGGAATTAAAAAGTGAACAAAACTAATGCAATCTAAAGTATATCTATCTTATTCCCAGATTCTGCCAGAGAACGAATACGGGATGAACTTCCGGTAAGAGTTTAGGCGCATGTTGCGCTGCTGATCGTTGCGCTACAAGCCGACGAGGAAAATGTCAATATCTATCTACCCGGGAACGAGGAACGAATTAGTCTTCGAGTCGTTTGAAAAGACCACCTCGACGTCGTACATGTCCTGCTTTTCATTTCACGAGCAAAGCACGATTCTCCGCATTTTAATGCATATTGTTTCCCTGCAAGGTTTGTCACGTTCTGTTTTCACCTAATTCATTGTCAGCAAAATTAATGTGCACTTTAATATTCTTGTTAACAACCAAAGTTGCACAGCCGGGAAGCTTTCCACTCTCCGCCAACCATGTCGGCTCATGGGGatcaattttaaattaatatcTGCGAGACAACCACCGGAGGTTGTCTtgtgccaaaataaaaagttgtaCTTTTTCGGAGCACCGGACTACTCCGGGGGGAGTATCCCCATATAAATTTTGAGGGCGGTTGATCCCCATTATTTTGACATGTCAAGCGATGGCTGTACAATCCGCATGGCCATATTTCTCATGAAAAGTGGCCGTTTCAGAAAGGCATTCGTTTTTTCCTTATTCctccaaaatgaatggatagaatacaaaataactttttttgcaaaatcacttttttgcaTCCTTATCGAAAAAGACTGAGCTTGTTAATGAGAAATAGACCATCATGCCTTTTGTGTCCCTTTAATGTGAAATGATGGTGAGAAACATACCATGATAATTATTATGTTTGTGTTACTGTGTTTGTCCTATAGATCATCTGATGAAACTTCATTCAGTAAGTCTTCAATGATTGCTTAACGggacagcaaaagaaaaagccaaATCTTCAAACATGCAACCCTTGATTCCGAAGCAGGACACACTATCTCCGTGGATTGAGAAACTCATCCAGAGTTATGACAGTGAGAAGGAAAGCCCGACCGAAAAACTAAGGGCTTCTGTTACCTCCATTGGTCTGATGTCTCCATCTCAGGCCCAAAACCAGGAAGAGCCCACTGACCTGATCTTTCTGTCTGATGGTACAGTAGAGATCTCCTCCGTTCTCACCCCATCTGCATGGAAACGTCTTCAGGAGTCGGAGCGTCGGGAGACTTTCTTTGGTCTGGTCAATAACGTCGTTTGCATCAGCAACTACCAACTGAAGTTTCACCCGAGCACAGAACCGACCCAATGCAAGTTCTTCTTATTAATCGACAGCATGTATACAGAGTTAATCATTCTAGACAGAGTCATTACGCCCTGCTGCACATCTCTGGTCTCTGTCCAGCAGAAAATCTTGGAGACATGGAGGGTTGTCTTTTTCCAGGAAACACAGAGCTCCCAAATGGACCGCGATGACTTAAATCTGTCTGAGCTTCTAGTTGAATGGCAGAATCAGATAATACAAGAAACGCAAGAGGATTCGTCTCAGGAAATAATTCCGCATTGGCCATCGATTGGGCAATCATTAGAGATTCCTTCCGAGACGTTCACTCTCACCAGCTGGGACATTGAGCGGCTTGAAGATAATGACACAGAGTGTTTCAGTGTTCCTATTAAGTGTCTCCTCATCCCAGAAGGACATACAATGCagggcccaaaaaaaaatgctgctgtATTGACGACACATGAGGACGCGATGTTGAATTCGCAGCTTTCGGAGAACAGCCAATCACGTGTTCACGCCGCAGACCGCCAAATAGCAGATCTTACAGATACCAAGGGAGAAGTCCAGAACTGTGGCATCACGCACGATGACGACGTATGTGTAGATTTGATTCATAAGCACATCACACCATTGGAGAAACCGTGGGAAATCTTTCCTCCACCGAATGGCGTTTCACCCTCAAGTGTATCCGAGGAATCCATGCCAATGCAGTCCCCAGCAACAGAACTGTCTCGTGATCAGGATCGAAACGGTCATGTGGACATACCTAGTACCCGACTTCCCATGACTAGCCCACAACCTGAGGATTTGCAAAACAGCAAAAGCGACCATTACTCCTTACCACCGTATCAAAAAGCGCTCTCATCGGACACAGCAAATAGTCACACTGCTCCTCAAGACAAACAGACTATAAACGAGATTGTGAACACGCAACAAGAGCCCGTTGAGAGACAGTCAAAGAGAAAACGGGAGTGGACGCAAGAAGCGCAAACGGCAATTGCGGTGGAGGAAGGTGAGGCTCAGCTCAATGGAAGCCCCCCGTCGTGGCTGTTTGACGCTGAGAGGGCTTCTGGCACTGTTGTAGACAGCTTTTATGTTCAAACGGAAAGAAGACCAACTCTCACTGTTCACGCTGACGGAGAGCCATTCTCGTACACTTACGTGGTGTCTGAGCAGAATCTTCAGGACTTCAGCAAGTTTCAAGTCGCAAAATCTCTGCTGTCGTGGGCTATCAAATATCTtgttccaaaaagaaaatgatgcaTCTATAAAATCTCTGACTGGACTGGACCCCAGCTAATTTAAATGTCACTTTGTTATCATGGTGactattttcattcaatttcaGGCTCTTAAAAGTTTTGATATTTTACTTAACGATGGTTGTTAATTTTACATGTATTTACAGATCTTTACAGTAAAGTagtttttaacatttaagATACactgtgttggggggggggggcttatatcaattttgtttttgacatatcaaatttttttttcaaacgcaTAGTTAATGCTGCTTAAttagaagaaataaaatattcttaaAAACATGCCAGTACTTGTTTTATCcgatttcctcccacattccataAACATGTATGGTGGTTAATTAAAGACTAAATTGTCTGTGAAATAATGTAGGTGAACTTATGGCAAATTTGTTAGTTGAGTAAACATAGACAGACAAAACTGTTGGGAGGCTACTTAATGAAACCGATAGTGGTCACAGAAATAACTTAATTCTAATGAAAGTagttcatatatatatatatatatatatatatatatatatatatatatatatatatatatatatatataacaggTCAAAGCAAtcgataaaaaaatgtaacaacGTGATACTATTGGAAAGTCAGGATTATTATTCTATTCTTCAACATGTCCAGCAGGTGTCGCTTATGTTCCGATTCACTGCACGTCAGAACGCAAACAGCAGGCAGTCTTGTCTCGACAGACTGGATAGGGATGAAGTGTCCTTCTGTTCATATTCACACcaacaacaaccacaacaaaacagaacaacagcaaacataaaagcaaaaatggcAGAGCCCTGAATGAATCCCCCACCATGACAGTGTTGATATGGGTTTCCTATTGATATGGCCCAATATCAACCATCTGTTATGGCACCCTTCGAGCCACCAACCAGGATCTGCAAGTCAGCCCATGCTGGGTAACCATTACATCACCCTGCCGCCCATGTCTGGActatgaattattttattacagaatattgttattgttgaaaatgctacagcctattaaaaatatacactTTTGAAAAACACATCAGACAATTTAGTAATAGTTGCAACTGAGCATCAGTACATAGCAAGTCCTAATATCTTCTGCACAATGCAGAGTGTGGAAGTTCCACCAGTCAGTGTGCATGCCGTCTTGTGTACTTACTTGCATGTTAGTATTATTTCCTATGCTACATTGAATCATCATCTGCTGAGACACAAACAGAGTACATTCTGAGTTTGTAGGTTTATTCGCTGAAGTCTTCCAACAGCCAATGTAAGCAGGAGCCAGCTGTGAGCACTTgtaaagttgttataatactCCTTTGACCTATAAACAGGAAAAATCCTAGTATAAGGCTTCTATGACAAAATACACTTTTCAATTTGT is part of the Syngnathus acus chromosome 6, fSynAcu1.2, whole genome shotgun sequence genome and encodes:
- the gan gene encoding gigaxonin, which encodes MPDSASSDPGSRVFDPQHSLNLLRVLRTFWQEQSFHDALLVVDGEELPIQKNILAAASPYIRTKLNYNPPKEDGSVYRIELQGVSMLIMKQILDYIFSGEITLSEGTIQDMVQASDLLLMTELKLLCCQFLESCITAENCIGIRLFSLHYCLHHVHYAATEYLHTHFRDVALTEEFRELPHNRLCEVLSEEKLNVGNEKHVLEAVVRWLVHDPDARRVHMKEVMSAVWLQGLDASYLREQAMGEPLMREVIREHCQPVLGESQLQGEALLAAFKPRGYSECIVVVGGEDRRTRKPTAVTRCMCPLYDTNRQAWIELQPMSIARVGHEVVAAEGFLFVVGGTDENNIVLDTGEKYDADSNTWSPIPPMLQTRQNFGMVELDGLIYILGGENDECELTTVEVFDPHVNTWKMQTSMTMIRKVGCYATMNKKIYAMGGGSYGKLFDSVECFDPKTQQWTGLCPLMERRFGSVACGVGKELYVFGGVRSQENDNPEQRHMMTCKSEFYHDEMRRWMLLDEQSLCVQTSSSFVYGAVPIGGSIYVVGDLDTGTSFDYIREFRRSTGTWHRTKLMLAGDLSKTTCAALRIANCRLFRLQLNQGMFRIRV
- the acd gene encoding adrenocortical dysplasia protein homolog, coding for MQPLIPKQDTLSPWIEKLIQSYDSEKESPTEKLRASVTSIGLMSPSQAQNQEEPTDLIFLSDGTVEISSVLTPSAWKRLQESERRETFFGLVNNVVCISNYQLKFHPSTEPTQCKFFLLIDSMYTELIILDRVITPCCTSLVSVQQKILETWRVVFFQETQSSQMDRDDLNLSELLVEWQNQIIQETQEDSSQEIIPHWPSIGQSLEIPSETFTLTSWDIERLEDNDTECFSVPIKCLLIPEGHTMQGPKKNAAVLTTHEDAMLNSQLSENSQSRVHAADRQIADLTDTKGEVQNCGITHDDDVCVDLIHKHITPLEKPWEIFPPPNGVSPSSVSEESMPMQSPATELSRDQDRNGHVDIPSTRLPMTSPQPEDLQNSKSDHYSLPPYQKALSSDTANSHTAPQDKQTINEIVNTQQEPVERQSKRKREWTQEAQTAIAVEEGEAQLNGSPPSWLFDAERASGTVVDSFYVQTERRPTLTVHADGEPFSYTYVVSEQNLQDFSKFQVAKSLLSWAIKYLVPKRK